One genomic region from Pseudomonas hormoni encodes:
- a CDS encoding Ohr family peroxiredoxin has product MSKIEKVLVTGKTHTTLSRSGNTSRGHNGSLDIELSTPGSAKPAHVFADTQPHPTAEQLFAGAWSACYIAALGLAAKELKVTIPADVSVDIEIDLGQTGNAYFLQAGLNVHLPGLPHEVATAIAHAADQICPYSKATRGNIDVYLNVQTA; this is encoded by the coding sequence ATGAGCAAAATCGAAAAAGTACTGGTGACCGGCAAAACTCACACGACTTTGAGCCGCTCCGGCAACACTTCACGCGGGCACAACGGCAGTCTCGACATCGAACTCTCAACACCCGGGAGCGCCAAACCGGCCCACGTATTTGCCGACACCCAACCGCATCCGACGGCCGAGCAGTTGTTTGCCGGCGCATGGTCGGCCTGCTACATCGCAGCGCTTGGCCTTGCGGCCAAAGAGTTGAAGGTGACGATTCCAGCCGACGTGTCCGTCGATATCGAGATCGATCTGGGGCAAACCGGGAACGCTTACTTCCTGCAGGCGGGTCTTAATGTTCACCTGCCAGGCCTGCCTCATGAAGTCGCTACCGCTATCGCGCATGCTGCGGATCAAATTTGCCCCTACTCGAAGGCAACACGCGGCAACATTGACGTTTATTTGAATGTCCAGACAGCGTGA
- a CDS encoding LysR substrate-binding domain-containing protein, translating into MKLIQLRAFCSVVDMGSFRSAARELDSAQSTLTESIQSLERELGVTLLVRSNQGISLTLAGKVFLTRARSIILDCDRAVLDVRQWNATPDGQIALGVSAEPLSACLMPVFSSFTRRFPNVQLHVASGKTKMLIEMIRAGRLDFVMCPLSPDVCDIDLHIERLYHSKASVIARKGHPLAGARSVRDLADCQWISVRPAGVAGSSEHHLIELFKAQGLPPPKIAITTESLLEILHIISETDYLTIEPSLLPGMKLFSSSLISISIREPLESREVCLISRRVSPFTQVTQELTSMLISYSRLRHRAKG; encoded by the coding sequence ATGAAGCTGATCCAGCTGCGAGCCTTCTGCTCAGTTGTCGACATGGGCAGCTTTCGTTCGGCGGCACGAGAACTGGACTCTGCCCAGAGCACGTTGACAGAGTCGATTCAAAGTCTGGAAAGAGAACTGGGGGTCACCTTGTTGGTGCGCTCCAATCAAGGCATCAGTCTGACCCTGGCCGGTAAGGTTTTCCTGACCCGGGCTCGCTCGATCATCCTGGATTGCGATCGCGCTGTACTGGACGTCCGACAATGGAATGCCACGCCCGACGGTCAGATCGCATTGGGAGTTTCAGCAGAACCACTGTCTGCGTGTTTGATGCCGGTCTTCAGCAGTTTTACCCGCCGATTTCCAAACGTGCAGTTACACGTTGCCAGTGGAAAGACGAAGATGTTGATCGAGATGATTCGCGCTGGCCGGCTCGACTTTGTGATGTGTCCCCTGAGTCCCGATGTTTGCGATATCGACCTGCACATTGAACGGCTTTACCACTCGAAAGCCAGCGTCATTGCGCGCAAGGGGCATCCCTTGGCGGGTGCTCGCTCAGTGCGCGACCTGGCTGATTGCCAGTGGATCAGCGTTCGGCCGGCCGGGGTTGCAGGCAGCTCGGAGCACCATCTGATCGAGCTGTTCAAAGCCCAAGGGTTACCACCGCCGAAGATCGCGATCACCACCGAATCGCTGCTGGAAATCCTGCACATCATTTCCGAGACGGATTACCTGACCATTGAGCCCAGCCTGCTTCCCGGCATGAAGTTGTTTTCCTCGTCGCTCATCAGTATTTCGATTCGCGAGCCGTTGGAGTCGCGCGAGGTGTGCTTGATCAGCCGTCGAGTGTCACCGTTCACCCAAGTGACACAAGAACTGACCAGCATGCTGATTTCATACTCGCGCTTGCGTCACCGAGCCAAGGGGTGA
- a CDS encoding tetratricopeptide repeat protein has protein sequence MKKAVVLLMLTTLVTGCQLTGPRNDQEDHWASIRCWAFRDQSPLTKEHLEYIRDRSENGDALCKTILGDMHERGIGMPKDVAKAKAIYQAAADVDKKAYFHLGRMAEEGIGEPVDYVKARQLYERASAKTALAKLMEEGKGGPQDLDGALALYLNSIELYGDDAWVGVRRLRATGLTLNAEQEKQYSEMWAKGLRNTLNSKIGFTRRDLLKEIKPGSLVKPIKPAKLQLEFPIDSDVPEVSLLESSGDPAIDQAVLKVMSTYRFLDAPIQPGDQKSWKVVFNYSLRDT, from the coding sequence ATGAAGAAGGCTGTTGTTTTGTTGATGCTCACTACCCTGGTCACAGGATGCCAACTTACGGGGCCACGCAATGATCAGGAAGATCACTGGGCCTCCATCCGCTGTTGGGCTTTCCGGGATCAAAGTCCTTTAACGAAGGAGCACCTCGAATACATCCGCGATCGAAGCGAAAACGGCGACGCCCTGTGCAAAACGATACTCGGCGACATGCATGAACGTGGTATAGGCATGCCGAAGGACGTTGCGAAGGCCAAGGCAATCTACCAGGCTGCAGCAGACGTAGACAAAAAAGCCTATTTCCACCTGGGTCGCATGGCCGAGGAAGGCATCGGCGAACCCGTCGATTACGTAAAGGCCAGGCAGCTCTACGAGCGCGCCTCCGCCAAAACTGCGCTGGCCAAGCTCATGGAAGAAGGGAAAGGAGGTCCTCAGGATCTTGATGGTGCACTGGCTCTATACCTGAACTCGATCGAGCTCTACGGAGACGACGCATGGGTAGGCGTTCGACGCCTGCGGGCTACAGGTCTCACTTTGAATGCAGAGCAAGAAAAACAGTACAGCGAGATGTGGGCTAAAGGCCTAAGGAACACGCTCAACAGTAAAATAGGGTTTACGCGAAGAGACCTGTTGAAGGAGATCAAGCCGGGCTCCCTGGTCAAACCGATCAAACCGGCCAAACTCCAGTTAGAGTTCCCTATTGACTCCGATGTCCCCGAGGTCTCGCTGCTCGAGAGTTCGGGCGATCCAGCCATCGACCAGGCCGTCCTGAAAGTCATGAGCACCTACAGGTTTCTTGATGCGCCGATACAGCCCGGGGATCAAAAGAGCTGGAAGGTGGTTTTCAACTACAGCCTGCGTGATACGTGA